A single genomic interval of Burkholderia cepacia ATCC 25416 harbors:
- a CDS encoding acetyltransferase: MNVTTSDDCIGVLPDHPWAKHFIVLGYRDGAFSAIPNNFFRTWVDEEAQVGTFHIGRCSSIGVGSIAKYDQGVQKLVIGKHVAGGMRLRFLLNGQHEIRTISTSLFSLYGNGLTNPPMPQYADTVIHNDVWIGDEALFLGGSQIESGCVIGARAVIPPNFRTEAYGIYAGSPARLIRFRFTEKVRERLLQLAWWDMPLDWIKQNNDAFLVDLTADEERALDTLAALQEARDRAVSQPGQPAAVPASV, encoded by the coding sequence ATGAACGTTACGACCTCCGACGATTGTATTGGCGTGCTGCCTGACCATCCGTGGGCGAAGCATTTCATCGTGCTCGGCTACCGGGATGGCGCCTTTTCGGCGATTCCGAACAATTTTTTCCGCACCTGGGTCGATGAAGAGGCGCAGGTCGGTACGTTTCATATCGGCCGGTGCTCGTCGATCGGTGTGGGCTCGATCGCAAAGTACGATCAGGGCGTTCAGAAACTCGTGATCGGCAAGCACGTGGCTGGCGGAATGCGTCTGCGATTCCTGTTGAATGGCCAGCACGAGATCCGGACCATTTCCACGAGCCTGTTCAGCCTCTACGGTAACGGCCTCACCAATCCGCCGATGCCGCAATACGCGGACACCGTGATCCACAACGACGTCTGGATCGGCGACGAAGCGCTGTTTCTCGGTGGCAGTCAGATCGAGAGCGGATGCGTGATCGGCGCGCGGGCCGTCATCCCGCCCAATTTCCGCACCGAGGCGTACGGCATCTATGCCGGCTCGCCGGCCCGTCTGATTCGCTTCCGCTTCACGGAAAAAGTGCGCGAACGACTGCTGCAGCTCGCGTGGTGGGACATGCCGCTCGACTGGATCAAGCAGAACAACGACGCATTTCTGGTCGATCTCACCGCCGACGAAGAGCGCGCACTCGACACGCTCGCGGCGCTCCAGGAGGCCAGGGACCGGGCCGTCAGCCAGCCGGGCCAACCGGCCGCCGTGCCGGCGTCCGTCTGA